One Acidobacteriota bacterium genomic window, GGGACAAGCAAAAGTTGGAAGGAAACGATCCCATTGATGAGGTTATGGAGTCCCGATTCGACCTGAAGGGAAAATGGCGGCAGCCTCCTGCGAATATCGAAGGAGACGTTTTCGGACGGGAAGTGCAAGAGATGCTTCGGGATTGCCTGGAAAACGTCCCGTCGGCTCAGCGCATCGTTTTTTATCTTCGGGAAGTTGAAGAGATGACGACGCGAGAAATTTGTAAGAAAATGGCAATCAGTGGCACTAACTTGGGTGTAATGCTCTTTCGTGCCCGCAATCGTCTGCGAGAGTGTCTTGAGAAGAAAGGGCTGAAAAAGGGATAACCAAATGTATTGTTGCTCCGAAATCGTCCGGCTCGTCTCGACCGACGAGTACTTGGATGCTGGCCTTATGAAGAGGTTCCAAATCCGCTTCCACCTCGCGATGTGCGAGAACTGCTCAAAGTACGTGCGCCAACTCCGGGCATTGGCACGGGCTGTCCGGAAGAACAGTGAGCCGGTGCCACCTTCTGAAGTTGAGAGCGCTAAGTCCCACATTCTTCAGCGGTTTTCACGGAAGTAAGGGCCTGCCGCCAACCTGTTGTAATATTCAGATTCAAATCATCAATCACCGTTAAGCTCCGGGAATTAGAATCCGCCTGATAACCCGGTTTTTGGTGTTGATCCACAGCTAACCCGTTGATTCTTGGTTGTCAAAATGCCAGTTTTGATAGTCGTCGAGCAGAATCCTTAGGCCTGGCTAAAGATCCTGTAAGTGGAGTTAACTGTCGAGGGGAACTTACGCCCAATGCTTTCAGGATGCGGGTTAATTGCTGGAGATCGGTCTGCGAAGAGACCACGCTATCATGTTCATAAAACTATACTTGCTTCAATCGAGCGGCTTCTGAGAAACGGATGTCCACTATTTACAGCAGGGAAGCGATTTCGGACCTCGCTCTCGAGAAACGTTCTGATTTGCGATCTTTTCTTCAGAAAACTTGGAGAGGTGGGGAATTTGGCAAAAAAGCTGTAATAACTTCCCGCAAACCGTCACTTACAAACATGGGTTCTGTCGGCCCAAAACCAAGAGTTGGAGGAACTATGAGAAAAGTTTCGCTGACATTTCTTGCTTTTCTGGTCTTCTGTGGGATCTCAGTTGCTGCTCCCCAAGGTGGCCAGCAGAAAGCCTTTACAGGAGTGATTATGGACAGCCAGTGCGCGATGATGGGCAGCCACGAAAAGATGGAAGGGATGCATTCCGACATGTTCAAGAAACCCAGTGCGTCGCTCACTGGACCGGAAGCCAAAAAGTGCGCCCTCGCGTGCGTTAAGATGGGCGGGAAATTCGTGCTTTATAACCCAAGGACGAAGCGCACCTATCAACTGTCCGACCAGGAAAAACCCCGAGAGTTGGCTGGAGAAAAGGTCAGGGTCACAGGCACTTACGATGCAGCATCGAAGACCATTCAGGTTGAATCGATAGAAGCCGCTTCCTGAAACAGCAAAGTCTAAACCAGAGAGAGGCGGATTGCTTTTCCTAATGAAATAGACTGCTGTGGTACCGCCTCTCTCCGGGATCAAATCTAACGCGGCCATGTTAAGACTTGAAACTCCCCTATGGCCAGGCATTGTGAAATCGGGAATTGAAAAGGGCGTCCGTGGATGTTTTTCCGGAGCCCGATCAACCTTGAACACAACACCCAGCTGCACATGCATGAGGGGTGGTACGGCCATGCAGGAAAGGAAAGACAGTGTTTCGTAAAATTTTCTCTATTCTTGTCCTCTTAAGCTTCACGAGCCTCTTGGGTATCGCCGATGTGTCCAGGGCATTGATCTCAGGTACCGTGACGGATTCCAGCGGGGGCGTTTTGCCGGGGGCATCGGTCATCGCCAAGAACACGGCGACTGGTGTTTCGCAAACTACAACCACAAATGGGGCCGGTGTTTATCAACTGCTAGACTTACAGCCAGGGCGATATAGCATCAGGGTATCGCTTCTGCATTTCGCAACCCAGCAAAGGCCGCAAGTTCTGCTTCGCGTTGGCGATGAGCTCCGCCTCGATTTCTCCCTGGCTCCCGGTGGCCAAAGAGAAACGATCGAAGTTAAGGAATCAGCGCCTCTTGCGCAAACCGAATCTGCCACCGCCTCGACAGTCGTTAATGAAAAGGCCATTGAGGAACTACCCTCCGACGGCCGGCAACTGCAAAATTTCGTCCTTATTACGCCAGGCGTAGATGCCGGATGGAACGTCTCAACAGCCGCGAACCGTTACGGGAAGGCACGGGAAAACACCGAAGGAGCTTTCTCAGTGGACGGCGCCCGCGCCCGTTCGAACGATTTCTTGTTCGATGGAATGCCAATGAATCTGCATTACTACAGCGTGATCAACTTTGAGCCGTCGGATGAAGCGGTGCAGGAATTTGAGGTACTGCGCTCCATCCCTCCGGCTGAATACGGGCGGACCATGGGAGGCCAGGTAGTTATCGTCACCCGGGCTGGAACTGACCACTACTATGGTTCGCTCTATGAATTCTTCCGCAATGACGTTCTGAACGCGAACGATACTTTCAGCAACCGCACGGGCCAGCCGCGCGGCGAAGTACGCCACAATCAGTTTGGCGGCACTCTGGGGGGACCGATCTGGAAAGACAAGCACTTTTTCTTTGTGAACGTCGAATTGCTGCGCAATCTGGAGGCTTCCGAACCTCACACCTCATTTATTCCGACTTTACAGGAAAGGCAGGGGTTGATTCCCTATACCGACGCGAACGGCGCACAGCACGTGCTTGACGTGAGCAATCAGATCGCACCCGTGAGCTCTAAACTGGTAGGGCTCTACCCGGTCCCAAACGCCAGCCTCCCATCGGGGAATTACACCACGACGCTGCCCATCCGCCTGAATGACTATCAATTCACTGTTCGCACAGATCACCATTTGACAGAACGCGATACGATCACCGAGCGAACATCCTGGAATCTGAACGACCAGACTTACATTATCGACCGCTTTGGCGGGCCCTACATACCTGGCTTTCCCCTCGTGAATCCCGAGGAGACCGGAAATGGAACGCTTGGGTATTTTCATGTGTTTTCGGCGTCGATGGTTAACGAAGCGAGGTTTGGCATCAATCGGTATACCAACCGACTCGCCAATGGCGATACAAGGGACGCCACCCTGTTCGGACTTCCGAACGGTTCGAGCGCCAACGGTATCCCTTTAATTGACTTCTCACGAGGCGGCCTCGCGGACCTGGGAGGCCTGAACTGGTATAACCGCGACCAAAACGAACTGACCGTCTATGCATCTGACAAATTGAGTATCCTGCGTGGAAACCACAGTCTCAAGTTTGGCGGTGATTTTAGCCGCTTCCAATTCAACACGCGTGGGGCCACAAATGAGCGCGGAACTATTTTTTTTGATGGGTCTCGGAACAATCTGATTCCCAAACTTCCTCAGAATCAGGTGGCAAATACGATTGCAGACCTGCTGCTGGGTCTGCCGTCAGAAGCGACGATCACCACAGGCGCGTTCGGGAGAGGCTACCGGGACCTGGGCTGGGCGCTTTTTGCACAGGATAAGTGGCGTGCTACGCGTCGCTTGACACTGTCCTATGGGCTGCGTTACGAATACACCGGCCCTTGGAGCGAAGTACATAACAGGCTGTCCAATTTCCTGCCAGGCGAGGGGATCGTAACGCCGGGCACACCAGGATGGAATGGGTTGTACCATGCGGACCGGAACAATTTTGCGCCGCGGTTCGGGTTCGCTTACGATGCTTTTGGCACAGGCCGGACGGTGGTGCACGGAGGGTTTGGCATTCTTTATGGGATCCTCTCGCAGGCAAGCACGGCGCAGCAGATCGAAAATAACGCGCCCTTTTCCGCCCAAGGCGTAACTTTTTCTCCCGCGCCGTTCTCGCAGGATCCTAATACTCCGACAACAACATTGACGGATCTCCGCATAAGCACCACGCCGTCAAATTCGCTCTCAGCGATTCCTCAGAACGTTCTCACTCCGTACAGTATGCAGTTCAGCCTGGACCTCGAACAGTCCATTGGCAAAGGGTGGATTGTGGAAGCGGCATACCGGGGGACGCGAGGGGTACGACTCCCTTTCGATTACAACATCAACCAGGTGCCACTGGATTTTCTTAGCGCCGCCGAGCGCGCGCAAATCAGCGCTGCCGTAGCAGCTAACCAGGATACTTCCCCGATCATCAATCCATTGAGGCCCTACCCGGCATTTAACACCATCGAACTATTCACAAACGAGGCGACCTCGACATACCATAGCCTCCAGTTGGAGGTAGAGCACCGCCTTAGCAACAGCCTGAACCTGTTGGCCGCATATACCTATTCCAAATCGATCGACAACGCTACCGACTTCGCGTCCGGTGATCCCAGCGAACATGTCCTCGACAGTTACAACAGGCGGCTGCAACGGGCAGTCTCGAGTTTTGACATCCCGCAGCGGTTTACAGCCGCGTTCAACTACGCGGTACCCGCGCCACAGTGGAAATCTTTCTTGGGAAACTGGCAAGTCAACGGGATCGTCACGCTACAGTCGGGGCAGCCCTTCACCCCATTTTCAAGTGCCCTTGATCCCTATCGCAATGAGGCCTTTAACCGGCCGAATCTGATGGGTGACCCGGCAGCGAACGTTCTATCAGGTTTCGCCTACAATCCCGCAGCGTTCGCGCCTGCGCCCTTCGGCACGTTCGGAAATAGCGGCCGCAACGTGGTGCGAGGCGGCAGTTTCCGCAGCGTCGATCTGTCCGTGTTCCGGACTTTTTCTTTCCGCGAGCGCCTGAAGCTGCAATTCAGGGCTGAAGCGACCAACGCCTTCAATGCGGTGAATTTCCAGGGACCCGTGATGGACCTCCAGTCACCAGCCTTTGGCTCGTTTGATGTGACAGCAACTCCCCGCACGCTCCAACTGGGCTTGAAATTGAGTTTTTGAAATGGTCCATGTTTGGAAGAAGAAATGGGCAACAGGAATAGCTACAGGGAATCAATCTGACGAAAGGTGAGCCGAGAAAAATGGAATCTATCTACTACGTCATGACCTTTCTATGCCATCGGCAGTGCCCGCACTGCTATGAAGATCGCTTTCATCCTTACTACGGAGAGGAACTCGAGAGGGTTGTTGGAGAATCCCGACGGAATTTCCGGCGCATCATCAGCCATTTTCCGTCCCGCATGACCTATCAGGACGTCGACGACGGCTTGAACGAAAAGCCGGGACGCATCATCCTCGCCGGGGGCGAGATTCTGTTGAAAGAAGTCCGTGAGTCTGTCTTATATCCAGCACTTGAACAACTCCACGCAAAGTATAAGGACCAGGGTGGAGTTCAACTCTTGGTGCAGACCACGGGCGATGTCTTGACAGAGAAAATCCTTCAAGATTTGCTTCATCGCCACGTCTATCTTGTTTCCGTTTCAGGCATAGATCCCTACCACGCGGGTATGGAGACGGAGCTTGCCCGGAGCAAGCTGCGGAACAAACTCACTTCGATGTTTTTGGGAAATGGCATGAAGCTGTTTTCCGGTAGCCCCATCAGCAAGACGGACGGGAAGTCAGAGGGGCCTTTCTTCCACTTCTTTGGGGCTACCCCTGACACCTGGATCGGCAAAATCTGGCCTCGTGGCCGCGCCCAGACAAACGAACTTTCAACGGCAACCCTTCGGGATAATTTCTGCAATGGATGGTCCGGTGGGCTTAATTTCCTCCAGCGCCGTTACAGCGGGTCGGAAGTTTCCGTTGAGCCCAATGGCAAAGTTTATCCCTGCTGCATGAAGACCCAGATGGCTATTGGCAACCTTCTCGATGAGGATCTGGACGAGATTATCGATCGACTTGTCGGTAATCCGGTATACGAAGCCATCTCCAAGGGGCATCCGGAAAGGATGGGCATCGCCCATGGTTGGAGCGTGGAGAAGTTCCTCGAAAAGTCAAAGGCTACTCTTCCAAGCGGGCGCGTTTATGAAAACTTGTGTGTCGGATGCGACACCTTTCATCGTGAAGTGCTGATGAAAAGAAGGAGTGACCTGGTCTCTATTGCAGAGGGCAGATCAAAATGACTGGCTCGCGCTCAATCATCAGCAGGTCGACAGAAGGTTATGGCACTTATGCTCAGGGGTTCTATGCGGCCTAGATTTGGAAACAAAGCACGCATCGCGATTGGCTTGGTCGTCGTTCTGGCCGTTGCCGCTGCGGCCTATCTGCTCCCATTGGGGCAGTGGACACTCGAATTCATTGGCTGGATTAGGGGCTTCGGTGTTTTCGGAGCCTTCATTTATGGAGTGTTCTATGCCGTTGGAACCGTCCTCTTGTGGCCCGGGACTGCGCTCACGCTGGGAGGCGGGTTCCTGTATGGCGCTTTTTGGGGGACTGTCCTCGTATCACCGGCCAGTGTTGCAGGGGCCACGGTAGCGTTTATATTGTCGCGGTCCTTTGCTCGCGGCTGGATAGCTCGCAAGGTCGAGAAATACCCTCGGTTTGCGGCGATTGACCGCGCGGTGGGGAAGCACAGCTTCAAAACCGTTCTTCTCTTGCGGTTGCAGCCCGTTAATTTGCCGTTTGCCGTACTCAATTACGCCTTGGGTTTGACGTCCGTCAATCTAAGCGATTACATCCTGGCTTCCTGGCTGGGGATGCTGCCGGCGACCATCCTTTACGTCTACATCGGATCGGTGGTTCGCGATGTCGCCAGCCTCTTGCATGGAGGTTACTCCGGGGCGACGTCCTGGCAGAGGCTTCTATTTTTGGGCGGGCTGGTTGCTACAGGGATTTTCGTTGTCTTTCTAACCCGGCTGGCCAAGCGGGCTCTCGAAGAAGAGATGGGAGAGGGACAGGTCGCCGCAAATGGAAAAGGGCAAACAGGAGATGAGTTCCATGAAAACACTGCTTGAAACACTCCTTGCTCCCGACGATGCCTACAACCGAGAACTTCTTGAAAACGCCCACCCGCCTGCCTGGGTGAATCCGAAACCGCACGATGTTTATAACCTCGTAGTGCTCGGAGCAGGTACAGCAGGGCTGGTTGCCACGGCGGGCGCGGCCGCCCTTGGCGCCCGTGTCGCCCTTATCGAGGAACTCCTGATGGGAGGAGATTGCCTGAATTTCGGATGTGTGCCTTCAAAGGCCCTGATCAGAGCTGCACGCGCCGCCCACGCACCCAGTGAAGCACAGGAGTACGGTGGCCCCACTGCAGAGGTGAACGTCTTTGACTTTTCGAGAGTGATGGAAAGGATGCGGCGGCTGCGGTCCGAAATTTCCGCGCATGATTCGGTCAAGCGCTTCGGTTCGCTGGGTGCCCAGGTCTTTCTAGGAGCTGCTTGTTTCAACTCGCCCAACACGGTGGAAGTTGGCGGGCATTCCCTCAGATTCAAGAAGGCCATTATCGCCACCGGCGGAAGGCCGGCAGGTCTAAATATCCCCGGTCTTGCGGACGCTGGTTTTCTCACCAACGAGACCGTATTTTCGCTTACTGAGTTACCGACCCGTCTGCTCGTGATTGGCGCGGGTCCTATCGGCTGCGAGCTGGCGCAGGCATTCCAGCGGCTGGGAAGCCAGGTTACTTTATTCGACCTGGCCGCTCGCATCCTCCCGGAGGAGGATGCGGATGCGTCTTCTCACCTGACAAAGCGCTTTGAGAGGGAAGGGATAAAACTTGTACTCGGAGCGAATTTGCGCTGGGTTGAGTGCCGAAACGGCGACAAAGTCCTTCACTTCATGCGAGGCGAGTGCGAGGAAAAGGCAGCGGGAACAGAGATTCTGCTTTCGGTCGGCCGCGTCCCCAATACCGAAGGACTGAACCTCGGAGCTGCGGGGGTGGAATACGACGCAAAAGGCGTGAAGGTTGACGACCAACTGCGCACCACAAACCCTGATATCTATGCTGCCGGAGACGTCTGTTCTCGATTCAAGTTCACGCACGCCGCCGAAGCGATGGCGCGAATCGCCCTGCAGAACGCGCTTTTCTTCGGGCGGAAGAAGGCGAGCGATTTGATCATTCCTTGGACTACGTACACCGATCCCGAAGTCGCCCATATCGGATTTACGGAGGAAGAGGCACGGAAGCGCGGCCACCAGGTCGAGACTTTTACCCTGCCGCTCGCCGAAGTGGACCGCGCGATTCTCGATGGCGAGACCGAAGGGTTTGCACGGGTCCACATGGATCGAAAGACGAGGCGCATCTTGGGAGCAACGCTCGTAAGCCGTCATGCCGGCGAGAACATCGGCGAACTTGTATTGGCCATGAACCAGCGGCTCAAACTCGAAGCCTTAAGTGGTGTTATCCATCCATATCCCACGCAAGCGGAGGTGATCAAGCGGCTGGGCGATGCGTCCATGCGCTCGCGCCTGAAGCCGTGGATGAAGCAGCTCCTGAAAAAATATTTCAGCTTGCGGCGGTAGGGAGCGCTAAAAGGCTAGAGAAGGTTGATGGAAAACTCGTATGAAGATATCGGTCATCATCCCCGTCCTGAATGAGCGTGAGTGTGTGCCCGGAAATCTGAATGCGCTAAGGCAGACAGACTGGATTCACGAGATCATTGTGGTCGATGGAGGCAGCACAGATGGCACGCTCGGGTGGCTCCAGCAACGGGATGGAGTCAGGATAGTTGAGGCCACAGTGGGAAGGGGGATTCAGCTTAACGCAGGCGCCAGGGTAGCGACGGGGGATACGCTTGTGTTCCTACATGCCGACACCCGCCTGCCTCCCGACGCAGGAAAACACCTGAAAGCCACACTCGGATCTCCTGAGGTGGCTGGCGGATGCTTCTGTGTGCGTTTTCAGGAGCACCGACCGCGCTTATTGGGCCTGGTTGCGGCGGGCATCAACTGGAGGACTCGTGTCACACACAGCGCTACAGGAGACCAGGCGATTTTCGTACGGCGAGGCGTTTTTGAGAAGCTAGGCGGATTTCGTGAATGGCCTCTCTTCGAAGACGTCGATTTTGTGAGCCGGATGAAACGCGTGGGGAGGCTTGCCACGATTCGTTCTCGAGTAACCATCTCCGCGCGGCGCCATCTGAATTACGGCATTTGGAGGACCGTCCTGCTCATCTACTTCTTGCGA contains:
- a CDS encoding sigma-70 family RNA polymerase sigma factor; amino-acid sequence: MAVTNFSDPEFLKRLRERDAASLEAVVGAYLPQLIRAAWGMGFSHDEAQDLGQSVFLALMEGIARFEGRSHIRTFLFGIFYNKVSEHLRDKQKLEGNDPIDEVMESRFDLKGKWRQPPANIEGDVFGREVQEMLRDCLENVPSAQRIVFYLREVEEMTTREICKKMAISGTNLGVMLFRARNRLRECLEKKGLKKG
- a CDS encoding radical SAM/SPASM domain-containing protein, coding for MESIYYVMTFLCHRQCPHCYEDRFHPYYGEELERVVGESRRNFRRIISHFPSRMTYQDVDDGLNEKPGRIILAGGEILLKEVRESVLYPALEQLHAKYKDQGGVQLLVQTTGDVLTEKILQDLLHRHVYLVSVSGIDPYHAGMETELARSKLRNKLTSMFLGNGMKLFSGSPISKTDGKSEGPFFHFFGATPDTWIGKIWPRGRAQTNELSTATLRDNFCNGWSGGLNFLQRRYSGSEVSVEPNGKVYPCCMKTQMAIGNLLDEDLDEIIDRLVGNPVYEAISKGHPERMGIAHGWSVEKFLEKSKATLPSGRVYENLCVGCDTFHREVLMKRRSDLVSIAEGRSK
- a CDS encoding TVP38/TMEM64 family protein; this encodes MALMLRGSMRPRFGNKARIAIGLVVVLAVAAAAYLLPLGQWTLEFIGWIRGFGVFGAFIYGVFYAVGTVLLWPGTALTLGGGFLYGAFWGTVLVSPASVAGATVAFILSRSFARGWIARKVEKYPRFAAIDRAVGKHSFKTVLLLRLQPVNLPFAVLNYALGLTSVNLSDYILASWLGMLPATILYVYIGSVVRDVASLLHGGYSGATSWQRLLFLGGLVATGIFVVFLTRLAKRALEEEMGEGQVAANGKGQTGDEFHENTA
- a CDS encoding mercuric reductase; translated protein: MKTLLETLLAPDDAYNRELLENAHPPAWVNPKPHDVYNLVVLGAGTAGLVATAGAAALGARVALIEELLMGGDCLNFGCVPSKALIRAARAAHAPSEAQEYGGPTAEVNVFDFSRVMERMRRLRSEISAHDSVKRFGSLGAQVFLGAACFNSPNTVEVGGHSLRFKKAIIATGGRPAGLNIPGLADAGFLTNETVFSLTELPTRLLVIGAGPIGCELAQAFQRLGSQVTLFDLAARILPEEDADASSHLTKRFEREGIKLVLGANLRWVECRNGDKVLHFMRGECEEKAAGTEILLSVGRVPNTEGLNLGAAGVEYDAKGVKVDDQLRTTNPDIYAAGDVCSRFKFTHAAEAMARIALQNALFFGRKKASDLIIPWTTYTDPEVAHIGFTEEEARKRGHQVETFTLPLAEVDRAILDGETEGFARVHMDRKTRRILGATLVSRHAGENIGELVLAMNQRLKLEALSGVIHPYPTQAEVIKRLGDASMRSRLKPWMKQLLKKYFSLRR